From Pelmatolapia mariae isolate MD_Pm_ZW linkage group LG1, Pm_UMD_F_2, whole genome shotgun sequence, one genomic window encodes:
- the immp1l gene encoding mitochondrial inner membrane protease subunit 1, producing the protein MFRRVLGKTFGFVGYTIQYGCIAHCAFEYIGELVVCSGPSMEPTIVNEDIVFSERMSRHLCKIQKGDIVIAKSPFDPNMNICKRVIGLEGDKVCTSSPSDLFKTHTYVPKGHVWLEGDNLRNSTDSRNYGPIPYALIRGRVCLKLWPPHSFGTLSESPTERIIKTQSDSDSD; encoded by the exons ATGTTCCGCCGTGTGCTGGGGAAGACCTTTGGTTTTGTGGGCTACACAATCCAGTATGGCTGCATTGCACACTGTGCTTTTGAATACATTGGAGAGTTAGTTGTG TGTTCTGGTCCATCCATGGAGCCCACCATTGTCAACGAGGATATTGTCTTCTCTGAACGGATGAGTCGGCATCTttgcaaaatacaaaa GGGTGATATAGTCATTGCAAAAAGTCCATTTGACCCAAATATGAACATTTGTAAAAGGGTAATTGGATTGGAGGGTGACAAGGTCTGCACAAGTTCCCCATCAGATTTGTTCAAGACCCACACATAT GTTCCAAAAGGCCATGTGTGGCTAGAAGGGGATAACCTTAGGAATTCTACTGACTCAAGGAACTATGGCCCAATTCCCTATGCCCTCATTCGAGGGCGTGTTTGCTTAAAG CTCTGGCCACCACATAGTTTTGGGACCCTGAGTGAAAGTCCAACAGAACGGATCATTAAAACTCAGAGCGACTCGGACTCAGATTGA